A single region of the Mytilus edulis unplaced genomic scaffold, xbMytEdul2.2 SCAFFOLD_570, whole genome shotgun sequence genome encodes:
- the LOC139506431 gene encoding uncharacterized protein, producing MGSVDVQLLRCSAKFIFTDGVPDNPRSWIIRILKTVVSPEDITAVFKCDIGGAWYATFTSEEISEKVVNSDFSALDTKINVSRADKRTVQLKVLWLPIWIKVLAVEDYFEQYGKLLTCHRETENVEGVTFANGNIKVALEMNEQDISSIPYRAVIGGKDCLLTVYGRPPMCLKCKQVGHIRKNCPYIKKAPVPSQEVTIPETQNSDVTVTSEQSNGSMLWSDAAPEPETLVIDTEKTVKSGKKRKVGNSKEKEYIRVRKMLDEDTGKIFTVIGRVDENGELIEVFPQSEVVQILGEDNKDKSKHSNLIKKRWPKMTVKFDSDYYD from the coding sequence ATGGGATCAGTTGATGTACAGTTGTTGAGATGCAGTGCGAAGTTTATCTTCACAGATGGTGTTCCGGACAACCCGAGATCGTGGATTATCCGTATTCTGAAAACAGTTGTCTCCCCTGAGGATATTACAGCAGTTTTCAAGTGTGATATTGGTGGTGCATGGTATGCAACGTTTACGTCAGAAGAAATTTCAGAGAAAGTTGTTAACTCTGATTTTTCAGCACTAGATACCAAGATTAATGTGAGTCGTGCAGACAAAAGAACAGTTCAGTTAAAAGTTTTATGGTTACCTATTTGGATTAAAGTGTTAGCTGTTGAAGATTATTTTGAACAGTATGGGAAACTACTTACCTGTCATAGAGAAACTGAAAATGTAGAAGGTGTAACTTTTGCAAATGGAAATATTAAAGTGGCTTTAGAGATGAACGAACAGGATATATCAAGTATTCCGTATCGTGCCGTTATCGGAGGTAAAGACTGTCTGTTAACCGTATATGGAAGACCTCCAATGTGTCTTAAGTGTAAGCAAGTTGGACACATCCGTAAAAACTGTCCGTACATTAAAAAGGCACCGGTGCCTTCGCAAGAAGTGACTATACCTGAAACACAAAATAGTGATGTGACAGTTACAAGTGAACAGTCAAATGGTTCTATGTTGTGGAGTGATGCTGCTCCTGAACCCGAAACTCTTGTTATTGACACGGAAAAAACTGTGAAAAGTGGTAAAAAGAGAAAAGTGGGGAACAGTAAGGAGAAAGAGTACATTCGAGTTAGAAAGATGTTGGATGAAGATACAGGGAAAATCTTCACGGTAATAGGTAGAGTGGATGAGAATGGAGAATTAATTGAAGTGTTTCCTCAATCGGAAGTTGTTCAGATTTTAGGCGAAGATAACAAAGATAAAAGTAAGCATAGTAATTTGATAAAGAAACGTTGGCCAAAAATGACAGTAAAATTTGACAGTGATTACTATGATTAG